One Papaver somniferum cultivar HN1 chromosome 10, ASM357369v1, whole genome shotgun sequence genomic window carries:
- the LOC113319341 gene encoding RNA-binding protein 39-like, with translation MSKLDRSGTTSSLVPVVNGASLALPATSVLGVAPAINPLAAALGQASIPALPGLPCSLPVTAVSVPPIDSVGVPSECLILKNMFDPTSGTEHDFDLDIKDDVQDEVSKFGTVKHIFVDKNSAGHVYLRFDTTTSAMSAQRALHGRWFAGKMITAAYMVN, from the exons ATGTCGAAGTTAGATCGAAGTGGCACCACATCAAG CCTTGTTCCTGTTGTAAATGGAGCTTCCCTTGCTCTACCAGCAACATCAGTTCTTGGTGTTGCACCTGCCATCAACCCACTAGCTGCTGCGCTTGGACAAGCTTCTATACCTGCACTACCTGGTTTACCATGTTCCCTTCCGGTTACTGCAGTATCTGTGCCTCCTATTGATTCTGTGGGTGTCCCAAGTGAATGCCTAATACTGAAGAATATGTTCGATCCAACATCTGGG ACTGAACATGATTTTGATTTGGATATTAAAGATGACGTTCAAGATGAAGTTTCAAAGTTTGGGACAGTAAAACATATTTTTGTGGACAA GAATAGTGCAGGGCATGTGTACTTGCGGTTTGATACTACAACATCAGCCATGAGTGCGCAGCGTGCTCTTCATGGGAGATGGTTTGCTGGGAAAATGATAACTGCAGCATACATG GTTAATTGA